The proteins below come from a single Crossiella sp. CA-258035 genomic window:
- a CDS encoding BTAD domain-containing putative transcriptional regulator — translation MPDLDFRLLGPLQVVIGGREVEIRAAKHRIVLASLLLRAGRTVPVADLVRELWPEGAGEQAKATVQTYVSRLRRQLGDGLLRTEPTGYRLAVPPETVDVHRFRALVAEGPGQRQRLHEALALWRGPALQGVPAGQLHEHEVPRLERERLAALRRRIELDLAVGAHAELVAELQVLTVRHPLHEDFWRLLMLALRLGDRQGEALTVYQRARTLLAQELGAEPGPALRAAYQAILTGDSATAAPWRPVNQLPGDIAAFVGRADLLAELDRVLRPGARVLLSGPPGIGKTALAVHLAHRLRGRFPDGQLHVNLRGYTTGALTDPAELLARLLRALGLPPAELPSGTAELTALLRQVTAGRRLLVLLDNLTEAALLPDLGDCAVLITSRAELRLPGAHTCPVGVLDTPAALDLLTSLLGEQVAACPEAAAELLDLCGRLPLALRIAAANALDGADLPAHVARLRVSDRLSELSIPGDPEAAVRAVFDQSYQRLSPAARRLFRLCGLIPGPDITAPAATALCGAQATGLLAELTAAGLLTSEDGRHSCHDLLRLYAAELAAEDTDGPAALAALTEHYATAAATATPEWLAAERAVLLATVEQAAAQGPHGACHRLVMAMLPDLLRHGLSGAIATVCEAGCHAAAKDGDQEAEAKLALVLGEVLVTLGQHNQATEPLTRARDLGAGSTERVARANLLLLEGYRGNWPGVFDRVEALLAECTELGDTKGQVAAVYVLVVGRWATSELAELVRVSELGLTLDSEPGDRAAFLAGLASAHWEQGRLEPAIAHLREALAVSAGGDAWHSATAMQVFLADVLAEAGHDAEAHAVAHEVRRRLVGAHDYRMRAFALNVLGVLHRKAGRLTEALSCHQEALLEQSGAVGGVADEIRLRLSQVLRALGRAQEALPVMESVQQSLHLMDSRMLAARAVLEHAEVRAALGQTERALELGERAVAEFRRIGNPRDERAGLAFLAGLS, via the coding sequence GTGCCCGATCTCGACTTCCGCCTGCTCGGCCCGCTCCAGGTGGTCATCGGCGGGCGGGAGGTCGAGATCCGCGCGGCCAAGCACCGGATCGTGCTGGCCAGCCTGCTGTTGCGGGCCGGCCGCACCGTCCCGGTGGCCGACCTGGTCCGCGAGCTGTGGCCGGAGGGCGCGGGCGAGCAGGCCAAGGCGACCGTGCAGACCTACGTCTCCCGGCTGCGGCGGCAGCTCGGCGACGGCCTGCTGCGCACCGAACCCACCGGCTACCGGCTGGCCGTGCCGCCGGAGACCGTGGACGTGCACCGCTTCCGCGCGCTGGTGGCCGAAGGACCTGGGCAGCGGCAGCGGCTGCACGAGGCGTTGGCGCTCTGGCGCGGGCCCGCGCTGCAAGGTGTGCCGGCCGGGCAGCTGCACGAGCACGAGGTGCCCCGGCTGGAGCGGGAACGCCTGGCGGCCCTGCGACGCCGGATCGAGCTCGACCTGGCCGTGGGCGCGCACGCCGAACTGGTCGCCGAGCTCCAGGTGCTCACCGTCCGGCACCCGCTGCACGAGGACTTCTGGCGGCTGCTCATGCTCGCCCTGCGCCTCGGCGACCGCCAGGGCGAGGCGCTCACCGTCTACCAGCGCGCCCGCACCCTGCTGGCGCAGGAGCTCGGCGCCGAGCCGGGACCCGCGCTGCGGGCGGCCTACCAGGCCATCCTCACCGGTGACAGCGCCACGGCCGCGCCGTGGCGGCCGGTGAACCAGCTGCCCGGTGACATCGCCGCCTTCGTCGGCCGCGCCGACCTGCTGGCCGAGCTGGACCGCGTGCTGCGGCCCGGCGCGCGGGTGCTGCTGTCCGGGCCGCCCGGCATCGGCAAGACCGCGCTGGCCGTGCACCTGGCGCACCGGCTGCGCGGCCGGTTCCCGGACGGGCAGCTGCACGTCAACCTGCGCGGCTACACCACCGGCGCGCTCACCGACCCGGCCGAGCTGCTGGCCAGGCTGCTGCGCGCGCTGGGCCTGCCCCCGGCCGAACTGCCCAGCGGCACCGCGGAGCTGACCGCGCTGCTGCGCCAGGTCACCGCGGGCCGGCGGCTGCTGGTACTGCTGGACAACCTCACCGAGGCTGCTCTGCTGCCCGACCTCGGCGACTGCGCCGTGCTGATCACCAGCCGCGCCGAGCTGCGCCTGCCCGGCGCGCACACCTGCCCGGTCGGCGTGCTCGACACCCCGGCCGCCCTCGACCTGCTCACCAGCCTGCTCGGCGAGCAGGTCGCCGCCTGCCCGGAGGCCGCCGCCGAGCTGCTGGACCTGTGCGGCCGCCTGCCCCTGGCGCTGCGCATTGCCGCAGCCAACGCCCTGGACGGGGCCGACCTGCCCGCGCACGTGGCCCGGCTCCGGGTCAGCGACCGGCTCTCCGAACTGTCCATCCCCGGCGACCCCGAGGCCGCCGTGCGCGCCGTGTTCGACCAGTCCTACCAACGCCTCAGCCCCGCCGCGCGACGCCTGTTCCGGCTCTGCGGCCTGATCCCCGGCCCGGACATCACCGCCCCCGCCGCCACCGCCCTCTGCGGCGCCCAGGCCACCGGACTGCTCGCCGAGCTCACCGCCGCCGGGCTGCTCACCAGCGAGGACGGTCGCCACAGCTGCCACGACCTGCTGCGCCTCTACGCCGCCGAACTGGCCGCCGAGGACACCGACGGCCCGGCCGCCCTGGCCGCGCTCACCGAGCACTACGCCACCGCCGCGGCCACCGCCACACCGGAGTGGCTGGCCGCCGAGCGCGCGGTGCTGCTGGCCACCGTCGAACAGGCCGCCGCACAGGGACCGCACGGCGCCTGTCACCGGCTGGTCATGGCGATGCTGCCGGACCTGTTGCGGCACGGGCTCTCCGGCGCCATCGCCACCGTCTGCGAGGCCGGCTGCCACGCCGCGGCCAAGGACGGCGACCAGGAAGCCGAGGCCAAGCTCGCGCTCGTGCTCGGCGAGGTGCTGGTGACCCTCGGCCAGCACAACCAGGCCACCGAGCCGCTCACCCGCGCCCGGGACCTCGGCGCGGGCTCGACCGAGCGGGTGGCCAGGGCAAACCTGCTGCTGCTGGAGGGCTACCGCGGCAACTGGCCAGGGGTCTTCGACCGGGTCGAAGCGCTGCTCGCCGAGTGCACCGAGCTGGGGGACACCAAGGGCCAGGTCGCCGCGGTCTACGTACTGGTGGTCGGCCGGTGGGCCACCAGCGAGCTGGCGGAGCTGGTCCGGGTCTCCGAGCTGGGCCTGACCCTGGACTCCGAGCCCGGCGACCGGGCCGCCTTCCTGGCCGGGCTCGCCTCGGCGCACTGGGAACAGGGCAGGCTCGAACCCGCCATCGCACACCTCCGCGAAGCCCTGGCCGTCTCCGCCGGCGGCGACGCCTGGCACAGCGCCACCGCCATGCAGGTCTTCCTGGCCGACGTGCTGGCCGAGGCCGGGCACGACGCCGAGGCGCACGCCGTCGCGCACGAGGTGCGGCGGCGGCTGGTGGGCGCGCACGACTACCGGATGCGGGCCTTCGCCCTCAACGTCCTGGGCGTGCTGCACCGCAAGGCGGGCAGGCTCACCGAAGCCTTGAGCTGCCACCAGGAAGCCCTGCTCGAACAGAGCGGGGCGGTCGGCGGCGTGGCGGATGAGATCAGGCTGCGGCTCTCCCAAGTGCTGCGCGCGCTGGGCCGGGCGCAGGAGGCGCTGCCGGTGATGGAGTCCGTGCAGCAGAGCCTGCACCTGATGGACTCCCGGATGCTGGCCGCCCGCGCGGTGCTGGAGCACGCCGAGGTGCGGGCCGCCCTCGGCCAGACCGAGCGCGCGCTCGAGCTGGGGGAGCGGGCGGTGGCGGAGTTCCGGCGGATCGGCAACCCGCGCGACGAGCGCGCCGGGCTGGCGTTCCTGGCCGGGCTCAGCTGA